Sequence from the Candidatus Binatia bacterium genome:
TGTGCAATTGATGAACAGAGGAGCGCACGATGGCGTAAAAGAAGGGTCGAGGGAGCCGTCGAGATCATACCTGACGACGCCAAAATTGAAGTTTTCATTGGCAGTAAAGCCGCCGAGAAAGAAAGGATCGTTTTTCGTGAACCCCACGGCGATTCTCTGACCAGTCGGGGTCCGAGCCGAAGCAGTGAATACATCCAGAAGTCCAGACGAAGCGATCGTGGTGTAGGTGTCTTCATAACCCGTAAAGGTCCATGTCGTTTCGTCGGCTCGCACCGAGGAGGACATCAGCAGAAGGCACAAGACCCCGAGGCCGAATTGAACCGGTCCATGACGCCGTTGAGCAGCTTTGTGATTGATCCGGACTCTTCGATCAGTCTTCGCGATTCGGTTGCCCATCGGGTTACTCCTTTAGATTCAGGTTGCTGCTTTTTCGATTTATCGCGCGACTCCCGATCGCTCACCGGGGGTTCCACTGAACAGACGGGAAATCTGGGGGCCATCTTTCATATGCCCTAGAAGTACGCCTTGGTGACCAGCAATTTATTTGCGTAGACCGTTTTAAAGGAACAAATTGGGTCGAAAAATCGTTTTGGCTCAGAAAGCGCTCTATTTGTCCATCCCAGCCCTGCAAGACGGCAGCGTTTCACGCCCTTCCCGCCCGTGGCGGATTAGCTGGGCGGTACCGCATTATCTACGGATGGATACGCCTACCGTGCAAACTCGCTACCAGGCCACTCCTCTCAATCTCGGCATTTCAAGGCCGTCGCCTTGCTGTTCACCACGCAGTAGGCTCCGGTCTGCGAGAAGTCGGTAATCGCGCACCGCTGATCCTGACCAACCTCGGCATCGATGCGAACTTGCAGAGGCAGATCGTCACCCGTCACAGGCAGGTCGATGCCATTCACGATCAGTTTAACATCAACCCGTCGGGGCTCCGATCCACCCTTTCGCTTGAGCTGCAGCTTGAGGGATTGTCCGGGCGTAGACTTGTCCATGTAGGTAAAGACAGTTCCTGCCTTGTTGATGCGCCAACCTGAACGCGTCTCCTTCGAGTATTCACCCCCAGGGGCCTCGCTCTGCCAGAGCGTGGTACCATCCGCGGACTGGAGCTCCGCCGATGCCCCGGTCGTGGCAGGCGAGAACACGCTGGCATTCGGGTCGAAGTCCGCTTCCAGCTCCATGCGACCCTTGAAAATCACCTTCTGCTCGCCAGGCTTGTGGAGCTTGGCGACCCTCGCCTGTGTTCGCGTTGTTACACCGGCACACGGCTCTTCTTTCGCGATCAGACCATAGGAGCTGAAGTGGTCCGCTTCAAAGAAATATCGGTTAGTCGGCTTGTCGCAGCAGGCCTTGAGAGTTGGATCGTCGGTTCGCGCACCTCCATTCCAGTCACTCGGGAATCCATCCCCTGCGAGAGCACCACAAGGCGATAGACCACATTTGGTGGTGATCTGAACGCCGTTGCCATTGCCATCCGCCCAGTGCGCGGCGATGCTGTTTTCGAAGATCCCGTACTGGTAGGGCGAGACATCGTTGGCATTGATGCCAGCGACGCCGTTACCGATCTTCTTGGTCGCTTCGTCCGCATCGACCCATTCGATGTATACGATCGGTTTCGGATTACAGCTCGAGAAATTCGCCCCATCTGGTCCGAAATCGTAGGCACCGACCCAGGTCCCGGGACCTGAGGCCGCCCAAAATTGTTTCTGAGCCTTGGTCTCTGCGGTGATCGAGAAGGTGTCGCCCGCGCAATTCGCGGGCACCTTGATGCCGGCACCCCCCGGCGCGTCGCCCGGGCCACCGCCACTACCGCCGCCCACCTGGAGCGTCACATCCCCTCCGCCCGTACAAATCGGGTCCGTGGAGATCGCATCCGAGTCTGACTCGAAGCAACATTCGATGCCATTGGCGTTGTACTCAGCGGCATTACACGCTGCGGTTTCCGCTGGCGTCTGCAATTCCTGGGCAAACCCGGGACAGGCATCACAGGCATCACCACATTCGGCATAGGCCGGATCCGCCATACTGGATGGACAACTGCCGTCCGTATCCGCCTGATCGGGATTGCAAACGTCGGCGCAGTTATCACAGGAATCTTCGATTCCATCCCCGTCGACATCTGTCTCGCCCAGTCCTGCATCGATGAAACCGTCGAAACACCCGCCGCCAAACAGACGAGCGCTGAAGATGCGGTCATCGTCACCTCCGGTTCCATAAGCAGTCCCGCCAACGGCGATAAAGCGCCCATTATCGAGCAGTTCCACAGATTTGATCGTCTGAGTGGTAAAGCCCGGGACCGTGAAATTCGTGCCGCCCGAACTGCCAAAAGTCAAGTCGAGTGAGCCATCGGATTCGAAACGCCTGACCGTGGCCGATGTCTGGAACAACGCACTGCCGCCCACCGATCCGACCGCGACGATTTTGTCCGCGGCATCGATCGCAACGTCGAAGAACTGCGTCCCGGAGAGGATTCGTCCATCGCCTCCCCCGAACTCCGTATCCGGCTGGCCGGTGGCGTCGTAGCGATCAACGAAGCCGCTCCATCCGCCTGAGCAGAAGAGCTGACCGCAAACCACGGGGCTTTGCATACGACCAGCAACGATGACATCGCCATCATCCGCGATCGCGACCCCGGAAGCAGCAATCTCGGTAGCGTCACCATCAGAAATAGTCACAATCCCGCCTGTACCGAAGGATGTGTCGAGGGCTCCCGCTGCGAGGAACCTGGCCAAAAAGGCATTATCCCCGGTATTTGGCCATCCACTCCCACTGAGTTCGGAGGCGCCCACGACGTAGAAGTCGCCTGAATCTTCAACTGCGACATTGTGCCCGGCAGCGCTTCCGCTGCCGATCGCAAACGTCACCACGCCATCGCCACCGCCGAAACCGGTGTCGGCCGTCATGTCGGAATTGACGCGAACGGTCACGAGCCGATTCGGCACCCCTAAAGTCCTGCCGGTAGCGACCACGTCGCCATCGGAGTGAAGTCCGACAGCGAAGGCTTCGGCCTCGTGACCTTCGATCGATTGGCGAAACTCGGAATGAACATTCCCCACTGAGTCGAGCCGCGAAACCGTGAACTTGCGAAACCCTGAGCAACCCATATCCCCGAACGTAGAACGGTTTCCTGCCGCAACATACGAATTCCATCCGGAAACAGATTCGGGGTGCAAGAGCCCGTCGCTCCACTGGCTCGGGCAGAACTGGTCAGTCAGTATGCCGAGGCCATCGCCCACCCCGGCGTCACCCTCGAACAACCCCTTGGAACCATCCGTAGAGGTGCTCCACGCGAGAACCTCGTACTGACGGTTTCGGCCGAAAACGATCATGCCCAACAACTCGTTCGCTTGAGCGGCAATCCCTCGCCCCTCCTGATCGCCAGCCACGATGCCGGAAGGCGGGGCCGGCGCAACAGCAATGCCGTCCGACGAGTAGGATGTGTCAAGCTGCCCGGAGGTCGCAATCGCAGCTATGGCAGAGCCGAGAATCATCCCCCCGGACGCGAACAACACCCGCAAGATCGAAGCCCCCGCCCGCTTACTCGACCACCGGTTACCAAGTCCTTCCGATTCTTTATAAATTTCCATAAATTCCTCGTTGGCATCTGTCATCCGGATACCACCCCACCCGGAAGCATCCTCGCCGGTGTACCAATCGCACCAGTGTCTCCTTTCAAGGCGTTCGTTTCCGACGAACATTGTTCCCTGTCCGGAAGCGGCGATGTTTCCTCGTTTCCGAGCGGCCTGTGCGCGTTGGCGGCAGACCCGGAAACGGCACGATGGGGGAATACCCACTCCGGGGAACATCGTTCGCTGCGGATGAACGCCTCCCCCCATGTGAACTTCAGCATGAGGCTGCGCCTGCTGTTGAGAGAACAGGAGAGTCGGCGCGCACGAATTGCCAAGCTGCGTCGACTCCTGCGCCAACGTCGGGGATTGACCGACCGAGGCAGTACGTCACCGCGCAGCACCGAGCGATCAAGCCGTCAGGGCGTCCCGCCTGCCACTGAAGAGGATTGAGCCGATCTTTCGCCGGTCTTGCTCAGGACAAATCGAACTCGATGGGAGCGACCTGGTCGGGCTCGTAGCGACACGTCCTCCCGGTCTCCACATGTCGGTCGAGGTACGCTCCGAGGCTTGGCGCCTGTTGCCGGATCGCGCTCAAGGCACTTCGCAGCGTCCGCGTCACATTGACACGCGCCTTTTCCGCCGGGGATGCCGTTCGCCGCGCCCGCCCACCCAGACCGGTCGCCGACTTCAGCACCTCAAGAAGCTTTTCCTTTTCAGTCAGTAACCCCTCGCGGCGCGCCATATCGTTGGCTTGCTCCGCCGCAGCCAGTTCGTCGTCGACCGATTTCAAGCGTTCCCGAAATTCCTTCAAGGCCCGGGAGTCCAGAAGGGGATCTTCATGCTGAGCTTCCGCCACCGACCCACTCTGGACCTCCCGCCCCCCGACGCCCGGTGCAGCCGAGTGGAGAAGCTCCAGAGCCAGGAAGTCGACCCCCGGAGAGGCAAGCAGCTGCCACAACTGGTCGAGACCGCGACGATCGCGAAGCCGGGCCTCCAAGCCGTCCATCGCGACCACCCAATACTCCCCCTCGCGGGCAAACCTCGCCCGCCGAAAGCCCGCCTTCCGAACACTCCGGGCGGCAACACCATCAGACACCGACATTCTCCGTATGGTGTCCACCCGCATTGTCAGGCGAGCGGAACCGCGGTTGCGAGCCATGCTTGCAACCCGAGCGAGGAGCTCTTCTCCTCGCTTCTTCGATTCGGGGCTTCGGAGGAGCAGCTGGGCGAGTTTCGCCTCGCTGTAGGAGGAAAGACCTGCGGCACCTGCCGCCTCGTTCGCCACAATGGCTCGCTGAAAACTCCGCACTGCGTCCTCACTCCTCCCCAGAGCCTCTTCGAGAAGTCCCAAGTAATGGTGCACGGACCCCCAACAACTGGCCCCCATCCCGAGCACAACATGGAGGTCGCCTACGGGCTCAAGAAGGGCATGAAGCGACCGGGCGGCACCGGTCGCACCACAGAAGCTTGCCACCTCCGCGCAATTCGCAATCGTTGCCAGCCAGTTGCCATCCCTCGGTATATCCCTGAAACCGTTCGCTGCGAGTAGCTCGAGCTCGCGGTAGGCTTCCTCAGGACGTTCCGTCTCGGCAAGCAGGAGAGCAAGGCCGCTTCTCCAGATCAGAAGTCCCGGGTATTGCTCGACAAATCCGCGAATACTGGCCTCAAGATGAGCCAACTGACCGTCCTCACGCTGAAGCGTAAAGATCTGAACTCCCAGGAACTGGTAGAGATTTTCGATCTCCGAAACCGGAAGATCCTCAAGCTCCGATTGGAATCTATCGACCCTCTCCCGGGCACTGTCCATCCGTCCCGCCATGAACTCCCGCGTCCCCTCGATCATGTCGATCAGAGTTCCCGGACGACGGTCGATCGCGCGCACCGCCTCCCTGCGCCAGTCGCCAAGGAGTTTCTCGATTCCAAGGCGGGTTCCCCGGGTCAGCATGTCGCAAGCGATCCAGTGAAATGCCGTGAACCGGAAACTATCATCGGCACTAGCCTTGGCCGCATTCAGACATTCGAGAGAGAGCGCTACCTGTTTCTCCACCGCGTCGGGCCCCCACTGCGCGGTTCGATATGCCATCAACGCGAAGCAGAGGGCACTTGCATCGCCCGAAGCCTTCGCCAAGCGAAGGGCATCCCCTGCGATCTTCCGACAGCGAGGCAGATCATTGAAATAGAGCAAGGTCGCGCTGCGGGCCAACAACCCGGCCCGCAGCGCATCATGCCCATCATCGAGTCCCGCGACTGCCCGATGAATCAGGTCCATGATGCCCGAATCCAAGTTCGGCTGTGCCGGACTCAAATGCGCGAGGAGGAGAGTCGCCTCGCCAACCGCCTCCGACTGCCCTCCTACCTCGAGGTCATCGATCAGGCGGTAGAGAATCGCCTGCGCCGTGTCATCGTCACCGGCCAAGGCATGAGCCTGAGCGAGAGATTTCCGCAGGTTGGGTGAGTTCGCCGCTCCCGAAGGGAGCGAACGTCCACACTCCAGAGCCACGTTGATCCATTCAATCGCATCCGACGCGCCTGCTGCATCCATCCGGGCATCCGCTGCCTTGAGCGCCCATTCGCTCATGATTGCGGGAGATCCAAGGGGAAGGGCCTCTCTCAGGTGAAACGCGACACGGGAGATATCGGAAGCATTATCCGCGCCATGGGAAATCAATTGCTCGGCGATCTCGAGGTGCAATGCGTGGCGAATGTCGATTGTCAGTCCCTCGGAAAGAGCCTCGCGAAACAAGTCGTGCACAAAACGATACTGCCCTGCCGACTGCGCCGATCTCTGCACGATTCCGAGGGATTCCAACTCTCCGAGAAATTTCAGGCCCCACTTGGAATCTTCGGGGAATCGTCGGCCGATGAGCGAGACTGAAAATGTCGCACCAAAGACCGCGAGAAAACCTGCCAACTCACGGCTCTCGGGGGAGAGCTTCGCCAACCGTTCCTGCAGAAAAGCACGCGTTCCCAACGAGTAGCCCGTGC
This genomic interval carries:
- a CDS encoding delta-60 repeat domain-containing protein, with translation MGNRIAKTDRRVRINHKAAQRRHGPVQFGLGVLCLLLMSSSVRADETTWTFTGYEDTYTTIASSGLLDVFTASARTPTGQRIAVGFTKNDPFFLGGFTANENFNFGVVRYDLDGSLDPSFTPSCAPLFINCT
- a CDS encoding AAA family ATPase — its product is MTNEKNNESFRSLAFVGRELPLREIRHLLDRTLNGETLLVLITGEPGIGKTSLVEEVVRDEGRFSPALWSYCWGDDGAPPYAPWMEILEALETATPSSAAERIGPEKGQVGERTSDETRRSLPQWDSAFRRAVDSLGPQIVIFDDLHAADTSSLKLLARLARTSGENGVLFLATARTRELEEDLRRSEIFGRLLRIGHHIALEGLSDRDITELYSITTGRPGLTTEDLRQIETATGRNPFLIREAIRHGEVTGIGGSLGTGYSLGTRAFLQERLAKLSPESRELAGFLAVFGATFSVSLIGRRFPEDSKWGLKFLGELESLGIVQRSAQSAGQYRFVHDLFREALSEGLTIDIRHALHLEIAEQLISHGADNASDISRVAFHLREALPLGSPAIMSEWALKAADARMDAAGASDAIEWINVALECGRSLPSGAANSPNLRKSLAQAHALAGDDDTAQAILYRLIDDLEVGGQSEAVGEATLLLAHLSPAQPNLDSGIMDLIHRAVAGLDDGHDALRAGLLARSATLLYFNDLPRCRKIAGDALRLAKASGDASALCFALMAYRTAQWGPDAVEKQVALSLECLNAAKASADDSFRFTAFHWIACDMLTRGTRLGIEKLLGDWRREAVRAIDRRPGTLIDMIEGTREFMAGRMDSARERVDRFQSELEDLPVSEIENLYQFLGVQIFTLQREDGQLAHLEASIRGFVEQYPGLLIWRSGLALLLAETERPEEAYRELELLAANGFRDIPRDGNWLATIANCAEVASFCGATGAARSLHALLEPVGDLHVVLGMGASCWGSVHHYLGLLEEALGRSEDAVRSFQRAIVANEAAGAAGLSSYSEAKLAQLLLRSPESKKRGEELLARVASMARNRGSARLTMRVDTIRRMSVSDGVAARSVRKAGFRRARFAREGEYWVVAMDGLEARLRDRRGLDQLWQLLASPGVDFLALELLHSAAPGVGGREVQSGSVAEAQHEDPLLDSRALKEFRERLKSVDDELAAAEQANDMARREGLLTEKEKLLEVLKSATGLGGRARRTASPAEKARVNVTRTLRSALSAIRQQAPSLGAYLDRHVETGRTCRYEPDQVAPIEFDLS